Proteins co-encoded in one Hirundo rustica isolate bHirRus1 chromosome 18, bHirRus1.pri.v3, whole genome shotgun sequence genomic window:
- the SLC26A11 gene encoding LOW QUALITY PROTEIN: sodium-independent sulfate anion transporter (The sequence of the model RefSeq protein was modified relative to this genomic sequence to represent the inferred CDS: deleted 1 base in 1 codon), whose amino-acid sequence MRRADRSDPARAEPRSCRAGPGGSPVPAPRGSRSSPVPAPRGSRSSPVPVPAPRGSRSSPVPVPAPRGSRSSPVPAMPGCRCPRPALPILRWLPRYSRAWLPLDLLAGLAVGLTAVPQALAYAELAGLPLQYGLYSSFMGCFVYCFLGTAKDVTLGPTAIMSLLVSSYAFHEPVYAVLLAFLSGCIQLAMGLLHLGFLLDFISCPVIKGFTSAASITISFNQIKNILGLQGIPRQFFLQVYETLRRIGETRAGDAMLGLTCLAALAGLRAMKSRLPRAAPAEPLALRISYLIVWISATARNALVVLFAGLVAYSFQVMGSQPFRLTGSIPQGLPALRPPRFSLAAPNGTVPFQSMVQDMGVGLAVVPLMGLLETVAIAKAFASQNGYRIDPNQELLALGVANVLGSFVSSYPITGSFGRTAVNAQSGVCTPAGGLVTGALVLLSLAYLTSLFYYIPKAALAAVIISAVVPMFDAGIFRTLWRVKRLDLVPLCVTFLLCFWEVQYGIVAGVLLSGILLLYSIARPPIEVSEGAVLLVQPGSSLHFPAMEHLRGSVCSRALAASPPRSVILDCCHVSSVDYTVVVGLAELLQELRRHGLSLAFCGLKDPVLQVLLSADLEGFQHFPSWEEAARCRGAGPGGSRAEPSTGTAESTGLIQ is encoded by the exons ATGAGGCGCGCCGACCGCTCAGATCCGGCGCGGGCGGAGCCGCGCTCT TGCCGGGCTGGCCCCGGCGGCTCCCCGGTCCCTGCCCCTCGGGGATCCCGCTCCTCCCCGGTCCCTGCCCCTCGGGGGTCCCGCTCCTCCCCGGTCCCGGTCCCTGCCCCTCGGGGGTCCCGCTCCTCCCCGGTCCCGGTCCCTGCCCCTCGGGGGTCCCGCTCCTCCCCGGTCCCGGCCATGCCGGGGTGCCGCTGCCCGCGCCCGGCGCTGCCGATCCTGCGCTGGCTGCCGCGGTATTCCCGGGCGTGGCTGCCGCTGGATCTGCTGGCGGGGCTGGCCGTGGGACTGACCGCCGTGCCCCAGGCGCTGGCCTACGCCGAGCTGGCCGGGCTGCCGCTGCAG TACGGCCTCTACTCCTCCTTCATGGGCTGCTTTGTCTACTGCTTCCTGGGCACGGCCAAGGACGTGACGCTGGGTCCCACGGCCATCATGTCCCTGCTGGTCTCCTCGTACGCCTTCCACGAGCCCGTCTATGCCGTTCTCCTCGCCTTCCTCTCTGGCTGCATTCAGCTGGCCATGGGGCTCCTGCACCTCG GATTCCTTCTGGATTTCATTTCCTGCCCTGTCATTAAAGGCTTTACATCAGCTGCTTCCATCACCATTAGCTTCAACCAGATCAAG AAcatcctggggctgcagggcatCCCGAGGCAGTTCTTCCTGCAGGTCTATGAGACGCTGCGGAGGATCGGGGAGACCAG GGCTGGGGACGCTATGCTGGGGCTGACCTGCCTGGCCGCGCTGGCGGGGCTCCGGGCCATGAAGAGCCGCCTGCCCCGAGCCGCCCCTGCAGAACCTCTGGCTCTCAGGATCAGCTACCTGATTGTCTGGATCTCTGCCACAG CACGCAACGCTCTCGTGGTCCTGTTTGCTGGCCTGGTGGCTTACTCCTTCCAGGTGATGGGCTCCCAGCCCTTCAGGCTCACGGGCAGCATCCCCCAGGGCCTCCCAGCCCTGCGGCCACCGCGCTTCTCCCTGGCAGCGCCCAACGGCACCGTCCCCTTCCAGAGCATGGTGCAG gacaTGGGGGTCGGGCTGGCCGTGGTGCCGCTCATGGGGCTGCTGGAGACCGTCGCCATCGCCAAGGCTTTTG CCTCGCAGAATGGTTACAGGATTGACCCcaaccaggagctgctggctctgg GCGTCGCCAATGTCCTGGGCTCCTTCGTCTCCTCGTACCCCATCACGGGCAGCTTTGGCCG GACGGCGGTGAACGCTCAGTCAGGGGTCTGCACCCCCGCGGGAGGGCTCGTCACAG gtgccctggtcctgctgtccctggcgTACCTCACCTCTCTCTTCTATTACATCCCCAAAGCGGCGCTGGCCGCCGTCATCATCTCGGCCGTGGTGCCCATGTTCGACGCTGGCATCTTCCGGACGCTCTGGCGCGTTAAGA GGCTGGACCTTGTGCCCCTCTGTGTGACgttcctgctctgcttctggGAGGTTCAGTACGGAATCGTGGCTGGGGTGCTGCTTTCTGGGATTCTCCTGCTCTACTCCATTGCCAGGCCCCCGATAGAG GTGTCGGAGGGGGcggtgctgctggtgcagccGGGGAGCAGCCTGCACTTCCCAGCCATGGAGCACCTGCGGGGCTCCGTGTGCAGCCGTGCTCTGGCAG catctccacCGCGCTCCGTCATCCTGGACTGCTGCCACGTCAGCAGCGTTGATTACACGGTGGTGGTGGGGCTGgcggagctgctgcaggagctgcgcAGGCACGGCCTCTCGCTGGCCTTCTGTGGCCTGAAG GACCCTGTTCTCCAAGTCCTCCTGTCCGCAGACTTGGAAGGATTCCAGCATTTTCccagctgggaggaggcag CACggtgcaggggagcagggccggggggcagcagggcagagccctcCACCGGCACTGCCGAGAGCACGGGGCTCATCCAGTGA
- the SGSH gene encoding N-sulphoglucosamine sulphohydrolase, whose product MRPWALVLLLGALRSGGAPAPARNVLLLLADDGGFESGAYNNSAIRTPNLDELARRSLIFQNAFTSVSSCSPSRASILTGLPQHQNGMYGLHQDVHHFNSFDGVRSLPQLLSHAGVRTGIIGKKHVGPGAVYPFDFAYTEENSSVLQVGRNITRIKELVRRFLQSQDQRPFFLYVAFHDPHRCGHSQPQYGAFCEKFGNGESGMGWIPDWKPQIYDPEEVQVPAFVPDTPAARADLAAQYTTIGRMDQGIGLVLQELRRAGFLNSTLVIYTSDNGIPFPGGRTNLYRSGTAEPLLLSSPEHPQRWGQVSPAFATLLDLTPTILDWFSIPYPAYSIFGTRQVRLTGKSLLPALESEQPWDTAFSSQSHHEVTMYYPMRAIQHRQFRLIHNLNYKMPFPIDQDFYVSPTFQDLLNRTRAGQPTRWNKTVHQYYYRERWELFDCRRDPTESQNLAPDPRYADIFQVLRAQLLRWQWDTGDPWVCAPDAVLEEKLSPQCWPLHNEL is encoded by the exons ATGCGGCCCTGGgcgctggtgctgctgctgggcgcTCTGCGGAGCGGCGGAGCCCCGGCGCCGGCCCGcaatgtgctgctgctgctgg CCGATGACGGCGGCTTTGAGAGCGGCGCCTACAACAACTCGGCCATCCGGACGCCGAACCTGGACGAGCTGGCCCGGCGCAGTTTGATCTTCCAGAACGCCTTCACCTCCGTGAGCAGCTGCTCCCCGAGCCGGGCCAGCATCCTGACCGGCCTACCGCAG CACCAGAACGGGATGTACGGGCTGCACCAGGACGTGCATCACTTCAACTCCTTCGACGGCGTGCGGagcctgccccagctgctcagCCACGCCGGCGTCCGCACag GGATAATTGGGAAGAAGCACGTGGGGCCGGGGGCTGTGTACCCCTTCGACTTCGCCTACACAGAGGAGAACAGCTCGGTGCTGCAGGTTGGGAGAAACATCACCCGCATCAAGGAGCTCGTCCGGCGgttcctgcagagccaggaccAGAG GCCTTTCTTCCTCTATGTTGCCTTCCACGACCCCCACCGCTGCGGGCACTCCCAACCCCAATACGGGGCCTTTTGTGAGAAGTTTGGCAATGGAGAGAGCGGGATGGGCTGGATCCCTGACTGGAAGCCGCAGATCTACGACCCGGAGGAAGTGCAG GTCCCTGCCTTTGTCCCGGACACGCCGGCTGCCCGGGCAGACCTGGCTGCCCAGTACACGACCATCGGCCGCATGGACCAAG GGATCGGGCtggtcctgcaggagctgcgCCGCGCCGGCTTCCTCAACAGCACCCTGGTGATCTACACCTCCGACAACGGCATTCCCTTCCCCGGGGGCAGGACCAACCTGTACCGCTCGGGCACCGCCgagcccctgctcctgtcctcCCCGGAGCACCCGCAGCGCTGGGGGCAGGTCAGCCCCGCCTTCGCCACCCTCCTGG ACCTGACGCCGACCATTCTGGACTGGTTCTCCATCCCCTACCCCGCCTACAGCATCTTTGGCACCAGGCAGGTGCGGCTCACTGGAAAGtctctcctgccagccctggagtcggagcagccctgggacacGGCCTTCAGCAGCCAGAGCCACCACGAGGTGACCATGTACTACCCCATGCGGGCCATCCAGCACCGGCAGTTCCGCCTCATCCACAACCTCAACTACAAGATGCCCTTCCCCATCGACCAGGACTTCTACGTCTCGCCCACTTTCCAAGACCTGCTGAACCGCACCAGGGCGGGGCAGCCGACCCGCTGGAACAAGACCGTGCACCAGTACTACTACCGGGAGCGCTGGGAGCTCTTCGACTGCCGCCGTGACCCCACCGAGAGCCAGAACCTGGCCCCTGACCCCCGCTACGCCGACATCTTCCAGGTGCTCCGCGCGCAGCTGCTGAGGTGGCAGTGGGACACGGGGGACCCCTGGGTGTGCGCCCCCGACGCTGTcctggaggagaagctgagcCCCCAGTGCTGGCCGCTGCACAACGAGCTGTGA
- the GAA gene encoding lysosomal alpha-glucosidase: MGPGPGVAAALLALLVPAAARGPGAAACEVSPGGRFDCGPERLLSRAGCEARGCCYSPGPGPRTGPGPPWCFFPRGYRSYRAENLTATESGFSARLRRVAAAFLPAAVDDVRLELALETPARLRLTLRDAARQRYEVPLPTPRVRGRARSTLYGLRVSQDPFGLVVCRQRGGTVLLNTTVAPLFFTDQFLQISTSLPSHFISGLGEHQTPLFLDTAWTRVTLWNRDMAPAPHVNLYGSHPFYLVMEDDGSAHGVFLLNSNAMDVLLQPSPALTWRTTGGILDFYIFLGPDPKSVVRQYLDVVGFPFMPPYWGLGFHLCRWGYSSTDITRQVVANMTAARFPLDVQWNDLDYADAKRDFTFNKKSFKDYPEMVREFHSRGLRYIMIVDAGISSSGPPGTYKPYDEGLKRGVFIRNATGQPLIGKVWPGPTAFPDFTNPKTHEWWHDMVKDFHEQVPFDGMWLDMNEPSNFVEGSQDGCPNNNLEHPPYVPGVFGGRLQAGTICASSQQHLSSHYNLHSLYGLTQAIASHDALLRVRGKRPFIISRSTFAGHGRYAGHWTGDVGSDWEQLYYSIPEVLLFNLFGVPLVGADICGFRGNTSEELCVRWTQLGAFYPFMRNHNDHGTRPQEPYAFSPPAQAAMRDALRLRYSLLPFLYTLFHRAHSAGETVARPLFLEFPTDPNTWAVDRQLLWGGGLLVTPVLEAGQTKVSGYFPAGTWYSLAGDSTIHSKGQWILLPAPLDTINVHVRAGHILPLQEPAFSTAQSRGKGMALVVALSLDGFARGELFWDDGESWETFERGDYTEILFLASNDAVLSQLLRASAHLDGVLLEAVTVLGVPSPPRRVLANGAIVSDFSYRSDTQVLRVPVSLPMWEQFVISWC; this comes from the exons AtggggccgggcccgggggtCGCGGCGGcgctgctggcgctgctggTCCCGGCCGCGGCTCGgggccccggcgctgccgcctGCGAGGTGTCCCCGGGCGGCCGCTTCGACTGCGGCCCCGAGCGGCTCCTGTCGCGGGCGGGCTGCGAGGCGCGGGGCTGCTGCTACAGCCCCGGGCCCGGGCCTCGcaccggccccggcccgccctgGTGCTTCTTCCCCCGCGGCTACCGCAGCTACCGCGCCGAGAACCTGACGGCCACCGAGAGCGGCTTCTCCGCCCGGCTGCGCCGCGTGGCCGCCGCCTTCCTGCCGGCGGCGGTGGACGACGTGCGGCTGGAGCTGGCGCTGGAGACCCCGGCCCGCCTGCGCCTCACG CTCCGGGACGCGGCCCGGCAGCGCTACGAGGTGCCGCTGCCCACGCCGCGGGTGCGCGGCCGAGCCCGCTCCACGCTCTACGGGCTGCGGGTGAGCCAGGACCCCTTCGGCCTCGTGGTGTGCCGGCAGCGCGGCGGGACGGTCCT GCTGAACACCACGGTCGCGCCCCTCTTCTTCACAGACCAGTTCCTGCAGATCTCCACCTCGCTGCCCTCCCATTTCATTtcggggctgggggagcaccAGACCCCGCTGTTCCTTGACACAGCGTGGACCAGAGTCACCCTCTGGAATCGGGACATGGCACCCGCG ccccacgTCAACCTCTACGGCTCCCACCCTTTCTACCTGGTGATGGAGGACGATGGCTCGGCCCACGGCGTCTTTCTGCTGAACAGCAACGCCATGG AcgtgctcctgcagcccagcccggccctgaCCTGGCGCACCACGGGCGGGATCCTGGACTTCTACATCTTCCTGGGCCCCGACCCCAAGAGCGTGGTGCGGCAGTACCTGGATGTCGTTG GGTTCCCCTTCATGCCCCCGTACTGGGGCCTGGGCTTCCACCTCTGCCGCTGGGGCTACTCCTCCACCGACATCACCCGGCAGGTCGTGGCCAACATGACAGCAGCCCGCTTCCCCCTG GACGTGCAGTGGAACGACCTGGATTACGCAGATGCCAAGAGGGATTTCACCTTCAACAAGAAAAGCTTTAAGGACTACCCGGAGATGGTGCGGGAGTTCCACAGCCGCGGGCTGAGGTACATCATGATCGTG GACGCTGGGATCAGCAGCTCGGGGCCCCCTGGCACCTACAAGCCCTACGACGAGGGCCTGAAGCGAGGAGTGTTCATCCGAAACGCCACGGGGCAGCCCCTGATCGGGAAG GTCTGGCCAGGCCCCACGGCCTTCCCAGACTTCACCAACCCAAAGACTCACGAGTGGTGGCACGACATGGTGAAGGACTTCCACGAACAAGTGCCCTTCGATGGCATGTGGCTT gacATGAATGAGCCCTCCAACTTCGTGGAGGGCTCCCAGGATGGCTGCCCCAACAACAACCTGGAGCATCCTCCCTACGTGCCAG GTGTGTTTGGGGGACGCCTGCAAGCCGGGACCATCTGTGcctccagccagcagcacctgtCCTCTCACTACAACCTGCACAGCCTGTACGGGCTGACCCAGGCCATCGCCTCCCACGA TGCTCTGCTGAGGGTCCGGGGCAAGCGTCCCTTCATCATCTCACGCTCCACCTTCGCTGGCCACGGGCGCTACGCCGGGCACTGGACGGGAGATGTTGGCAGCGACTGGGAGCAGCTCTACTACTCCATACCAG aggtgctgctctTCAACCTCTTCGGGGTGCCGCTGGTGGGCGCCGACATCTGCGGCTTCAGGGGCAACACGAGCGAGGAGCTGTGCGTGCGCTGGACCCAGCTGGGCGCCTTCTACCCCTTCATGCGCAACCACAACGACCACGGCACCCGG CCGCAGGAGCCCTACGCCTTCAGCCCGCCCGCCCAGGCTGCCATGAGGGACGCCCTGCGCCTCCGCTActccctgctgcccttcctCTACACCCTGTTCCACCGGGCTCACAGCGCCGGCGAGACCGTGGCACGGCCCCTGTTCCTCGA gtTCCCCACTGACCCCAACACCTGGGCCGTGGACCGCCAGCTCCTGTGGGGCGGGGGGCTGCTCGTCACCCCCGTGCTGGAGGCAGGACAGACCAAAGTCAGCGGCTACTTCCCGGCGGGGACGTGGTACAGCCTGGCAGGG GACTCCACCATCCACAGCAAAGGGCAGTGGATCCTCCTGCCAGCGCCCCTGGACACCATCAACGTCCACGTCCGAGCAGGGCACATCCTGCCCCTGCAG GAACCCGCCTTCAGCACCGCCCAGTCCCGCGGCAAGGGCATGGCCTTGGTGGTGGCGCTGAGCCTGGACGGCTTCGCCAGGGGAGAGCTGTTCTGGGACgatggggagagctgggagacCTTTGAGAGGGGCGACTACACCGAGATCCTCTTCCTGGCCTCGAAC GACGCCGTGCTCAGCCAGCTGCTGCGGGCGAGCGCCCACCTGGACGGGGTCCTGCTGGAGGCCGTCACCGtgctgggtgtccccagccctccccgCCGGGTCCTGGCCAACGGTGCCATCGTGAGTGACTTCTCCTACCGCAGTGACACCCAG GTGCTGAGAgtccctgtgtcactgcccaTGTGGGAGCAGTTTGTGATCTCCTGGTGCTGA